A single Desulfobaculum bizertense DSM 18034 DNA region contains:
- a CDS encoding NifB/NifX family molybdenum-iron cluster-binding protein, whose translation MKYAISSMGSTPNSAMDMRFGRASSFLLYDSDAKTYTPISNAGASVMAQGAGIQTAQAVIDAGAEAVITGRVGPNAEAALNRAGIPIYLVAASTVENAVQQVEAGAQPMQPGTATQANVGMGAGMGMGLGRGAGMGAGAGRGMGMGRGMGAGRGMGGGGRGMGGGGRRNW comes from the coding sequence ATGAAATATGCAATCAGCAGTATGGGAAGTACTCCCAACAGCGCTATGGATATGCGTTTTGGTCGAGCAAGCAGCTTCCTGCTTTATGATTCTGACGCCAAGACATACACGCCCATCAGCAATGCCGGAGCTTCCGTCATGGCTCAGGGCGCAGGAATTCAGACCGCACAGGCTGTCATTGATGCTGGCGCAGAAGCCGTCATCACTGGTCGTGTTGGTCCCAATGCGGAAGCTGCACTTAACCGTGCAGGCATCCCGATCTATCTTGTTGCTGCATCGACAGTAGAAAATGCCGTCCAGCAGGTTGAAGCTGGTGCGCAGCCCATGCAGCCCGGAACCGCAACTCAGGCCAATGTTGGCATGGGTGCTGGTATGGGCATGGGCCTTGGCCGAGGTGCCGGAATGGGTGCTGGAGCCGGTCGTGGCATGGGAATGGGTCGTGGAATGGGCGCTGGCCGCGGTATGGGCGGCGGCGGTCGTGGCATGGGTGGTGGCGGACGCCGCAACTGGTAG
- the fliR gene encoding flagellar biosynthetic protein FliR gives MQIFGLNPEHILSFFLTLFRISLILFVLPFFGGKSIPNMVKFSLCLVLSWALWPHLSFSGILFPKNLWEIAIMIGGELVIGLTMRLVVDFLFAAVQMGGQIIGFQMGFSMINIADPLTGASEIITSHFLYMTTLLTFLALNGHLYLIRGLADSFALIPPGSLFLQPELATGMLKLAGNIFVMAIRIAAPVMAALFMVDLALALVGRAAPQMHVLILGFPIKIAVGFFFMGILFTYLSRHVEEFISTMGPAFTTLFQLMQH, from the coding sequence ATGCAGATATTTGGTCTCAACCCGGAACATATCCTGAGCTTTTTTCTGACGCTTTTTCGCATCAGTCTCATTCTCTTTGTCCTGCCCTTTTTTGGCGGCAAATCCATTCCTAACATGGTGAAATTCTCACTGTGCCTCGTCCTGTCATGGGCACTCTGGCCGCACCTGTCTTTCTCTGGCATCCTCTTTCCCAAAAACCTCTGGGAAATCGCAATCATGATTGGCGGAGAACTCGTGATAGGTCTGACAATGCGCCTTGTCGTGGACTTTCTTTTTGCCGCCGTTCAAATGGGCGGTCAGATCATTGGCTTTCAGATGGGCTTTTCCATGATTAACATCGCGGACCCCCTGACTGGTGCCTCAGAAATTATCACATCACACTTTCTGTACATGACCACTCTGCTCACCTTTCTAGCCCTCAATGGGCACCTTTACCTGATACGAGGTCTAGCAGACAGCTTTGCTCTCATCCCCCCTGGGAGCCTTTTCCTCCAGCCAGAACTCGCCACCGGCATGCTCAAGCTGGCAGGGAACATCTTTGTTATGGCCATCCGTATTGCAGCCCCGGTTATGGCAGCCCTGTTCATGGTTGACCTTGCCCTTGCCCTTGTTGGTCGTGCCGCCCCCCAGATGCACGTGCTGATTCTGGGCTTTCCCATCAAGATCGCCGTCGGCTTCTTCTTTATGGGCATTCTGTTCACGTATCTGTCCAGACACGTAGAAGAATTTATTTCCACAATGGGACCAGCCTTCACAACGCTGTTCCAGCTCATGCAGCACTAA
- the dnaJ gene encoding molecular chaperone DnaJ, protein MSQRDYYEVLGVSRDASEDEIKKAYRKLAFQYHPDRNPGDSEAEDKFKEAAEAYEVLSNAQKRAQFDQFGHAGMNGGGFGGGGFHNAEDVFSSFGDIFGDLFGFGGAAGGSRGPRPTAGADLRYNLKVSFRQAAKGDEITLSIPRKAHCPECHGSGAAEGSEPETCQHCGGSGQVTQSQGFFRVSVPCPVCHGRGQVIKNPCPRCKGEGIVQETRDLSVRVPAGVDNGSRLRLRGEGEPGEFGGPPGDLYVVIYVEEDDVFEREGQHLIYRLDVSFTQAALGDTVEIPTLDEPTKLHIPKGTQSGKVLRLRDLGMPGLGGRPRGDLLVEVQVKTPKDLTREQEDLLREFARLEEEKQKKPLHKVKSFFKKTADKVMGE, encoded by the coding sequence ATGTCTCAAAGAGATTATTACGAAGTCCTAGGGGTTTCCCGGGATGCCTCTGAGGACGAAATTAAAAAGGCGTACCGCAAGCTCGCTTTTCAGTATCATCCTGACCGCAATCCCGGCGACTCCGAAGCTGAAGATAAGTTTAAGGAAGCCGCAGAGGCCTACGAGGTCCTGAGCAACGCCCAGAAGCGTGCCCAGTTTGACCAGTTTGGCCATGCAGGGATGAATGGTGGCGGATTTGGCGGTGGTGGTTTCCACAATGCCGAAGACGTGTTTTCTTCATTTGGCGATATTTTTGGCGACCTTTTTGGATTTGGCGGTGCTGCTGGTGGCAGCAGAGGCCCTCGCCCCACTGCGGGTGCAGACCTTCGCTACAATCTGAAGGTGTCGTTCCGTCAGGCTGCCAAGGGCGATGAAATCACCCTGAGCATTCCTCGGAAAGCCCACTGTCCTGAATGTCACGGTTCTGGTGCCGCAGAAGGTTCCGAGCCTGAGACCTGTCAGCACTGTGGTGGATCTGGTCAGGTGACCCAGAGTCAGGGTTTCTTCCGTGTTTCTGTCCCTTGCCCGGTGTGTCATGGCCGTGGTCAGGTGATCAAGAACCCATGCCCCCGCTGTAAGGGTGAGGGCATTGTTCAGGAAACCCGTGATCTTTCTGTCCGTGTTCCTGCCGGTGTAGACAATGGCTCCCGCCTGCGTCTGCGCGGCGAAGGTGAACCCGGCGAGTTTGGTGGACCTCCCGGAGATCTGTATGTGGTTATTTACGTGGAAGAAGACGATGTCTTTGAGCGTGAAGGCCAGCATCTGATTTACCGTCTGGATGTGAGCTTTACACAGGCTGCACTGGGCGACACCGTGGAGATTCCTACTCTTGACGAGCCGACCAAGCTGCATATCCCTAAGGGAACCCAGAGCGGCAAGGTCCTGCGCCTGCGTGATCTTGGTATGCCCGGCCTTGGTGGTCGTCCCCGTGGCGATTTGCTTGTTGAGGTTCAGGTTAAGACGCCAAAGGATTTGACTCGTGAGCAGGAAGATTTGCTTCGTGAGTTTGCCCGTCTCGAGGAAGAAAAGCAGAAAAAGCCCCTGCACAAGGTGAAGTCTTTTTTCAAAAAGACCGCAGATAAAGTCATGGGAGAGTAA
- a CDS encoding MinD/ParA family protein: MGKTNISVNLACLLADMGKRVVLMDADLGLANVDVVLGLTPERNLFHLFHENASLEDVLCKTPYGFQILPASSGISSMLELDTGQKLDLLESVDAMENDIDYLIVDTGAGINDNMLYFNLAVQERILVLTPEPTSLTDAYALIKVLKIRHGVDRFRVLVNMAKDMAAAKEVYLKLHKACDQFLSGISLDLLGVLPVDKNVRNAIVRQKPFTREFPHSAASIALADVSRKINTWKAPTQLDGNIKFFWKKLLFQS, encoded by the coding sequence GTGGGCAAAACGAACATCAGTGTCAACTTGGCCTGTCTGCTTGCAGACATGGGCAAACGGGTTGTGCTGATGGATGCAGATTTGGGTCTGGCAAACGTGGATGTGGTTCTGGGACTGACTCCCGAGCGGAATCTGTTCCACCTTTTCCACGAAAATGCCTCACTCGAAGATGTTTTGTGTAAAACGCCTTATGGATTTCAGATACTTCCAGCCAGCTCCGGCATCTCCTCGATGCTGGAACTCGACACGGGTCAAAAGCTCGACCTTCTGGAATCCGTAGACGCAATGGAAAACGACATTGATTACCTGATCGTCGACACTGGCGCAGGCATCAATGACAATATGTTGTATTTTAATCTTGCAGTGCAGGAACGCATTCTTGTCCTGACTCCGGAACCAACGTCTTTGACGGACGCTTACGCACTTATCAAGGTGCTCAAAATCCGCCACGGCGTCGATCGCTTCCGGGTTCTGGTCAACATGGCAAAAGACATGGCTGCAGCAAAAGAGGTCTACCTCAAGCTACACAAAGCCTGCGATCAGTTCCTGTCTGGTATTTCTCTGGATCTGCTCGGAGTCTTGCCCGTGGACAAAAACGTCCGCAATGCAATTGTTCGGCAAAAGCCCTTTACCCGAGAATTTCCTCACAGCGCGGCGAGCATCGCCCTTGCAGATGTTTCCCGCAAGATCAACACTTGGAAAGCACCGACACAGCTCGATGGAAACATTAAATTCTTCTGGAAAAAGCTCCTGTTCCAAAGCTGA
- a CDS encoding tRNA lysidine(34) synthetase yields the protein MAQWGKLTYAQKQCLGATGKLMMDARMISEGARIGIACSGGVDSWVMLQILAMRQRILPFPVELMILHVNPGFDSTNHSPLVDWARENGISAHIEVTDHGMRAHSDENKKRSACFYCAMLRRKRLFELCGQYNLTHLAFGHTADDLASTFFMNIFKTGNVYGLSMAEDFFGGKLKVIRPLMYLEKKTIIKAAKDFQLPVWQNPCPSAGATERSRTEELLTEIYGSNKNVKRNVMRALQRWQLDLTA from the coding sequence ATGGCACAGTGGGGAAAACTCACATATGCCCAGAAGCAGTGTCTGGGCGCGACAGGGAAGCTTATGATGGATGCGCGCATGATTTCCGAAGGCGCGCGTATTGGAATTGCATGTTCTGGCGGTGTCGACAGCTGGGTCATGCTGCAAATTCTCGCCATGCGTCAACGCATTCTACCCTTTCCGGTAGAACTTATGATTTTGCACGTGAACCCCGGTTTTGACAGCACCAACCACAGTCCGCTGGTTGACTGGGCACGCGAAAATGGCATCAGTGCTCACATTGAAGTTACCGACCATGGCATGCGTGCCCATTCCGACGAAAACAAAAAGCGCTCTGCCTGTTTCTACTGCGCCATGCTTCGCCGCAAACGCCTCTTTGAACTCTGCGGCCAGTATAACCTGACGCACCTTGCTTTTGGGCACACCGCCGACGACCTTGCCTCGACCTTTTTCATGAATATTTTCAAGACAGGAAATGTCTATGGGCTTTCTATGGCAGAGGACTTCTTTGGGGGCAAGCTCAAGGTCATTCGCCCGCTCATGTATCTGGAAAAAAAGACAATCATTAAAGCTGCCAAAGATTTCCAGCTCCCTGTCTGGCAGAACCCCTGCCCCTCCGCCGGAGCAACAGAGCGAAGCCGAACCGAAGAACTGCTGACCGAAATTTACGGGAGCAACAAGAATGTCAAACGAAATGTGATGCGTGCGTTACAGCGCTGGCAGCTTGACTTGACCGCATAA
- the moaC gene encoding cyclic pyranopterin monophosphate synthase MoaC, which translates to MTAKLSHIDESGNTRMVDVGQKAVTQRVAIAETQVVLSAQTFAMLSENALPKGDALATAKIAGIMAAKRTADLIPMCHPLPLSYVDVRFSPDAERSTIRIEAEARTASQTGVEMEAFTAAQAAALTIYDMCKAVQRDIEITGCRLLHKSGGKSGTYNAPR; encoded by the coding sequence GTGACTGCAAAGCTTTCGCACATTGATGAATCCGGAAATACGAGAATGGTGGACGTGGGTCAGAAAGCCGTAACCCAGCGTGTCGCCATTGCAGAAACTCAGGTTGTTCTCTCGGCTCAGACATTTGCCATGCTTTCGGAAAATGCACTGCCCAAGGGTGACGCCCTTGCCACAGCGAAGATTGCCGGCATCATGGCTGCAAAGCGCACCGCAGATCTCATTCCTATGTGTCATCCGCTGCCGCTGTCATACGTAGACGTCCGTTTTTCTCCCGATGCAGAACGCTCGACGATTCGCATTGAGGCAGAAGCCCGTACCGCCAGCCAGACTGGTGTTGAGATGGAGGCGTTTACTGCGGCACAGGCCGCAGCACTGACAATTTATGACATGTGCAAGGCTGTCCAGCGCGATATCGAAATTACAGGCTGTCGCCTGCTTCACAAGAGTGGAGGCAAAAGCGGCACCTATAATGCCCCGCGCTAG
- a CDS encoding rubrerythrin family protein yields MSKTSKNLEMAFAGESQANRKYLAFADKADKEGFTQAAKLFRAAAAAETIHAHAHLRLMKGIGSTKENLVSALNGETYEFKEMYPAMIKEAQEEDERAVARYFSFANEVEEVHACLYEKALNDTENMPKVEYYVCSVCGHIHEGKPTEACPVCNAKVEAYFLSE; encoded by the coding sequence ATGAGCAAAACCAGTAAGAATCTGGAAATGGCATTTGCCGGGGAATCTCAGGCAAACAGAAAATATCTGGCATTCGCAGACAAGGCAGACAAAGAGGGCTTCACTCAGGCTGCAAAGCTTTTCCGTGCTGCTGCGGCAGCAGAAACCATCCATGCCCATGCCCATCTGCGCCTGATGAAGGGCATCGGTTCCACCAAAGAAAATTTGGTGAGCGCGCTGAATGGCGAGACCTATGAATTTAAGGAAATGTATCCGGCCATGATTAAGGAAGCACAGGAAGAAGACGAGCGTGCTGTTGCCCGGTATTTTTCCTTTGCCAATGAGGTCGAGGAAGTTCACGCCTGTCTGTATGAAAAGGCTTTGAATGACACAGAGAATATGCCGAAAGTTGAGTACTACGTCTGTAGTGTCTGTGGGCATATTCACGAAGGAAAGCCCACAGAGGCGTGTCCTGTCTGTAATGCCAAAGTTGAGGCATATTTTTTGTCTGAGTAG
- a CDS encoding M23 family metallopeptidase, whose protein sequence is MLFRKYQIVVFKEDEGISKKFQLRGWAFLCLFFILAGLAASSGYLWQKTLCLNNTEQRLASAEQQNQQQQTQMLALSSKLKRLQDGLSRIRDFDSRLRVMVNLDQNKKVSDASLGGPAPAFEDNYLPMHKQELLARKMHGFLNQLNTEVRLEEVRQQQLMQAIRKNKDLWAATPSIWPTQGWISSPFGARTSPFTTAREFHKGIDISAPIGTPIYATARGTVTLARREGGYGLCLMVDHGAGIKTRYAHMHSFVVKRGQKVSRGELIGYVGSTGRSTGPHLHYEVRLNGVPVNPMRYVLN, encoded by the coding sequence ATGCTCTTCCGGAAATACCAAATTGTCGTATTCAAAGAAGACGAGGGAATCTCAAAAAAATTCCAGCTGAGAGGCTGGGCCTTCCTTTGTCTCTTCTTCATTCTGGCTGGTCTCGCCGCAAGTAGCGGTTATCTCTGGCAAAAAACGCTCTGTCTGAACAATACGGAACAACGCCTCGCGTCTGCCGAACAACAAAATCAGCAGCAGCAAACCCAGATGCTCGCTCTCTCCTCCAAGCTCAAGCGCCTGCAGGATGGGCTGTCCCGCATCAGAGATTTCGACTCCAGACTTCGCGTTATGGTCAACCTCGACCAAAACAAAAAAGTCTCGGACGCTTCCCTTGGTGGTCCTGCACCTGCATTTGAAGACAACTATCTTCCCATGCACAAACAGGAACTCCTTGCGCGAAAGATGCATGGTTTCTTAAACCAGCTCAACACAGAAGTCCGTCTTGAAGAGGTCCGCCAGCAGCAGCTGATGCAGGCCATTCGCAAAAACAAGGACCTCTGGGCCGCAACGCCGAGCATCTGGCCGACGCAGGGCTGGATTTCTTCCCCGTTTGGAGCGCGAACCTCGCCCTTCACCACGGCACGGGAATTCCACAAAGGCATCGACATCTCCGCCCCCATTGGCACACCTATTTATGCCACGGCACGCGGAACCGTCACCTTGGCCCGTCGCGAAGGTGGCTATGGTCTCTGCCTTATGGTTGACCACGGCGCAGGCATCAAGACCCGCTACGCCCACATGCATTCGTTTGTGGTCAAGCGTGGCCAGAAAGTCAGCCGAGGTGAGCTTATTGGCTACGTCGGAAGCACGGGCCGCAGCACCGGACCTCATCTGCACTATGAAGTGCGCCTTAACGGTGTCCCGGTGAACCCCATGCGCTATGTTCTGAACTAG
- the flhB gene encoding flagellar biosynthesis protein FlhB, translating into MAHDPSKTEKATPKKREKTREEGNVAKSQELSKATTLLGGLAALYMFHGMIAKELHDIFTWTCTEAFTFSLTSESVYMLFQSLAASLATMLLPFMGVLFVVGFLTMRLQVGQLWTTKVFEPKWDKMFDVPKGVQRLLFDPKLFVRLAKSILQALAIGLAPYIVLRDEIPNLAPLFFNNPLGISAYMLSTGAKMTLYALVPMLAIGIGDTIYTFWDYEQNIKMSKQDVKDEFKQMEGDPHIRNKQREKMMKTMNSRMLKQVPEADVVICNPTHIAIALKYDAMQAPAPIVLAKGVDHMAEKIKKIARENDIPLRENKPLARALYKVVEVGDIIPEEMYQAVASILAQLHKFSRNTSR; encoded by the coding sequence ATGGCACATGATCCGAGTAAAACAGAAAAAGCGACACCGAAAAAACGAGAGAAAACTCGTGAAGAAGGAAATGTCGCAAAAAGTCAGGAACTCAGCAAAGCGACAACCCTTCTTGGAGGACTTGCCGCGCTGTACATGTTTCATGGCATGATCGCCAAAGAGCTGCACGACATCTTTACATGGACCTGCACAGAGGCGTTTACCTTCTCTCTGACCTCAGAGTCCGTCTACATGCTCTTTCAGTCCCTCGCAGCCAGTCTTGCCACAATGCTCCTCCCCTTTATGGGCGTTCTCTTTGTCGTTGGTTTTCTGACCATGCGCCTGCAGGTGGGACAGCTCTGGACGACCAAAGTCTTTGAACCCAAGTGGGACAAAATGTTTGACGTCCCCAAAGGTGTTCAGCGCCTGCTTTTTGACCCAAAACTCTTTGTTCGTCTGGCAAAAAGCATCTTGCAGGCCCTTGCTATTGGTCTTGCGCCATACATCGTCCTGCGCGACGAGATCCCCAACCTTGCCCCCCTGTTCTTCAATAATCCGCTGGGCATTTCTGCATACATGCTCTCCACTGGCGCAAAAATGACGCTCTACGCTCTTGTCCCCATGCTTGCTATCGGCATTGGTGACACCATCTACACCTTCTGGGACTACGAACAGAACATCAAAATGAGTAAGCAGGACGTCAAGGACGAGTTCAAGCAGATGGAAGGTGATCCGCACATCAGAAACAAGCAGCGCGAAAAGATGATGAAGACAATGAACTCCCGTATGCTCAAGCAGGTCCCGGAAGCAGACGTCGTCATCTGTAACCCTACACATATTGCCATCGCGCTCAAGTACGACGCCATGCAGGCTCCAGCTCCAATTGTTTTGGCAAAGGGCGTGGATCACATGGCCGAAAAGATCAAAAAAATCGCACGAGAAAATGATATTCCTCTGCGGGAAAACAAGCCTCTGGCACGGGCTTTGTATAAAGTTGTAGAAGTTGGGGACATCATCCCCGAAGAAATGTACCAGGCAGTGGCTTCAATACTGGCCCAGCTTCACAAATTCAGCCGAAACACTTCCCGATAA
- the flhA gene encoding flagellar biosynthesis protein FlhA, producing MAQSPSFAKMNYQSFAKQGDIMLAVGVMVILFVMLIPLPTIILDLMLTCSISLSLVVLITSMFMTSPLEFSIFPTLLLVATLTRLALNVASTRLILMHGDQGTDAAGKVIEAFGQFVVGGNLIIGIIIFLILFALNKMVIVNGTTRIAEVAARFTLDSLPGKQMAIEADLNAGIISEAEATQRRHDIRKEADFYGAMDGAGKFVSGDVKAGILITFINIIGGIVIGVCQKGMPWTEAAHTYSLLTIGDGLVSTIPSLIISTSSGLIVSRAAAEARMGEEFIGQLTFHSKALKLTSAILLVFAMVPGMPTLAFLALAGIVFGVSILSGRYHKEMADGAEAGSGSKSGSSAGGDANVPSPDSPEEVQTLLPLDTLELEVGYGLIPLVDESQNGNLLERIRSIRRQFALDMGVVIPSLHLRDNLQLKPGEYSVLVKGNSIATGEIMIDHYLAIDPGDAKHRIQGLETREPAFDLPALWIPESQKEEAMLAGYTVVDPATVVATHLTEVFRRNLSEFLGRQETQSLLDNLATRAPKAVEELVPNTLSLGVVQKVLQNLVSENISIRDLLTVVETLADYGTAIKDSEQLTEYVRSKMGRTIIKPYLDSEGVLPIITLSHNVDKAFTESLRQTEQGTFLAMEPGLAQRIIQEINGASERAVATDGQPVLLSSPVIRPHLSQLLVRFVPNLPVISQAEIPADIKLVTLANVDIDYAG from the coding sequence ATGGCACAGTCACCTTCCTTCGCAAAAATGAATTACCAGAGCTTCGCCAAGCAGGGCGACATCATGCTCGCCGTTGGTGTTATGGTAATTCTCTTTGTGATGCTCATCCCGCTGCCGACGATCATACTCGATCTCATGCTGACCTGCTCCATATCCTTGAGTCTTGTGGTCCTGATTACTTCCATGTTCATGACCTCACCTCTTGAGTTTTCCATCTTTCCTACCCTGCTGCTGGTTGCAACCCTGACCAGACTGGCGCTGAACGTCGCGTCCACCCGCCTGATTCTCATGCATGGCGATCAGGGCACCGATGCCGCAGGTAAGGTCATTGAGGCATTTGGTCAGTTCGTTGTTGGTGGTAACCTCATTATCGGTATCATCATCTTCCTGATTCTGTTCGCCCTGAACAAAATGGTCATCGTCAACGGTACAACCCGTATCGCCGAGGTTGCCGCACGCTTCACACTGGATTCTCTCCCAGGTAAGCAGATGGCAATCGAGGCTGACCTGAATGCAGGCATTATTTCTGAGGCAGAAGCGACTCAGCGCCGCCACGACATCCGAAAGGAAGCAGACTTCTACGGTGCAATGGATGGTGCTGGTAAGTTCGTTTCTGGTGACGTCAAAGCCGGTATCCTCATCACGTTTATTAACATCATCGGTGGCATCGTCATCGGCGTCTGCCAGAAAGGCATGCCATGGACCGAAGCCGCCCACACATATTCCCTGCTGACGATTGGTGATGGTCTTGTCTCCACAATCCCCTCACTGATTATTTCGACCAGTTCCGGTCTGATTGTGTCCCGCGCAGCTGCAGAGGCTCGCATGGGTGAAGAATTTATTGGCCAGCTGACATTCCATTCCAAGGCTCTCAAGCTGACCAGTGCCATTCTGCTCGTTTTCGCAATGGTGCCGGGCATGCCGACTCTGGCATTCCTCGCCCTGGCAGGAATCGTGTTTGGCGTGTCTATCCTTTCTGGCCGCTACCACAAAGAAATGGCAGACGGTGCAGAGGCTGGTTCTGGCTCCAAGTCTGGAAGCAGCGCAGGCGGCGACGCCAATGTCCCCTCTCCAGACAGCCCAGAAGAAGTACAGACGCTCTTACCTTTGGATACACTTGAACTTGAAGTTGGCTACGGACTCATTCCGCTGGTTGACGAATCACAAAACGGCAACCTGCTGGAGCGTATCCGCTCCATCCGCCGACAGTTCGCTCTGGACATGGGTGTGGTGATCCCCTCTCTGCATCTGCGGGATAACCTCCAGCTCAAGCCCGGTGAATACTCCGTGCTGGTCAAGGGCAACTCCATTGCCACTGGCGAAATCATGATTGACCACTATCTGGCCATTGACCCCGGTGATGCCAAGCATCGCATTCAGGGTCTGGAAACCCGCGAGCCAGCCTTTGATCTCCCGGCTCTGTGGATTCCCGAAAGCCAGAAAGAAGAGGCCATGCTTGCTGGTTACACGGTTGTCGATCCGGCAACTGTCGTGGCAACGCACCTGACCGAAGTCTTCCGCCGCAACCTTTCCGAATTCCTTGGCCGTCAGGAAACCCAGTCCCTGCTGGACAATCTGGCAACCCGCGCGCCCAAGGCTGTGGAAGAACTGGTTCCCAACACACTCTCTCTTGGTGTTGTGCAAAAAGTCTTGCAGAACCTTGTGAGTGAAAACATCTCCATCCGTGATCTGCTCACAGTCGTTGAAACTCTTGCCGACTATGGAACAGCAATCAAGGATTCTGAACAGCTTACAGAATACGTCCGCTCCAAGATGGGCCGGACCATTATCAAACCATATCTGGACAGCGAAGGCGTTCTTCCAATTATCACGCTTTCCCACAACGTGGATAAAGCCTTTACAGAAAGCCTTCGCCAAACCGAACAGGGGACATTCCTTGCGATGGAGCCGGGCCTTGCCCAGCGCATCATTCAGGAAATCAATGGCGCATCTGAACGCGCCGTTGCAACAGACGGTCAGCCCGTCCTGCTGAGTTCCCCGGTTATCCGGCCGCACCTCTCGCAGCTGCTTGTTCGCTTCGTTCCAAACCTGCCGGTAATTTCTCAGGCTGAAATTCCCGCAGACATCAAACTCGTAACTCTGGCAAACGTGGATATCGATTATGCAGGTTAA
- the hisF gene encoding imidazole glycerol phosphate synthase subunit HisF, producing MLSKRVIPCLDVRDGRLTKGVKFQGNVDIGDPVETARRYAEEGADELVFYDITASHEGRGIMLKVVENVASQIFIPFSVGGGVSTVADMRDVLLAGAEKISINSAAVKTPELISEGAAAFGAQCIVVGMDVLRVDVSEKIPSGYEIVIHGGRKHTGLDAIAWARKAEQLGAGELCINSIDADGTRDGYELVLTRLISESVGIPIIASGGAGSPEHMADAITKGKASAALIASIVHYGQYTIRQCKDVMKSHGVKVRESW from the coding sequence ATGCTGAGTAAACGCGTTATCCCCTGTCTGGATGTCCGCGATGGACGACTGACAAAAGGTGTCAAGTTTCAGGGCAACGTCGACATTGGCGATCCCGTTGAAACGGCCCGACGCTATGCCGAAGAAGGTGCTGACGAACTGGTCTTTTATGATATTACAGCATCCCACGAAGGCCGCGGCATCATGCTCAAGGTCGTTGAAAATGTCGCCAGCCAGATTTTCATTCCGTTTAGTGTTGGCGGTGGCGTTTCCACGGTTGCAGACATGCGCGATGTTCTTCTTGCTGGTGCCGAAAAAATTTCCATCAACTCTGCTGCCGTCAAAACACCAGAGCTAATTTCTGAGGGTGCCGCAGCATTTGGCGCACAGTGCATCGTTGTCGGCATGGACGTGCTCCGAGTCGACGTTTCCGAAAAAATCCCCTCAGGCTATGAAATTGTCATCCACGGGGGCAGAAAGCACACAGGACTCGACGCCATAGCATGGGCACGCAAAGCCGAACAGCTCGGTGCAGGCGAATTGTGCATTAATTCCATTGACGCAGATGGCACACGCGACGGCTATGAGCTGGTCCTGACCCGACTTATTTCTGAATCAGTTGGTATTCCAATCATTGCCTCTGGTGGCGCAGGCTCTCCCGAGCACATGGCTGATGCCATCACCAAAGGCAAAGCCTCTGCTGCACTTATCGCCTCTATTGTGCACTACGGCCAGTACACCATTCGCCAATGCAAAGACGTTATGAAATCGCACGGCGTCAAGGTCCGCGAATCCTGGTAA
- the rpoZ gene encoding DNA-directed RNA polymerase subunit omega gives MARITVEDCLQNVNNRFMIVQMAIKRVKQFREGYDPLVQCKNKEIVTALREIAAGKVVPNEHPEEVSDTAASK, from the coding sequence ATGGCACGCATTACAGTCGAAGACTGCCTGCAAAACGTTAATAATCGTTTCATGATCGTGCAGATGGCCATCAAGCGCGTGAAGCAGTTCCGTGAAGGATATGATCCCCTGGTCCAGTGCAAAAACAAGGAAATTGTTACCGCACTGCGTGAGATCGCTGCTGGCAAGGTCGTACCCAATGAACATCCGGAAGAAGTCAGCGACACTGCCGCAAGCAAGTAA